A single genomic interval of Bradyrhizobium sp. sBnM-33 harbors:
- a CDS encoding H-NS family nucleoid-associated regulatory protein, producing the protein MPMEKFVLELMPLDELWSLHEQISIVLSKRILAEKRQLDARLSQLNRGRIAEAAVSVDQNSSNTNGKSPRRPYPRVFPKYQNPAVPSETWSGRGKQPRWLVSALKAGRTIEDFKIPANTEVSTRAAR; encoded by the coding sequence GTGCCGATGGAAAAGTTCGTCCTTGAGCTGATGCCACTTGATGAGCTGTGGTCGCTCCATGAGCAAATCAGCATCGTTCTGTCGAAGCGGATTCTCGCGGAGAAACGGCAGCTCGATGCTCGATTGTCTCAACTCAATCGCGGACGGATCGCGGAAGCAGCGGTCTCAGTCGATCAAAATTCAAGCAACACCAATGGCAAGAGCCCGAGGCGCCCCTATCCCAGGGTTTTCCCGAAGTATCAAAATCCCGCGGTGCCGTCTGAAACCTGGTCGGGACGTGGAAAGCAGCCGCGCTGGCTGGTCTCAGCTTTGAAGGCCGGGCGCACAATTGAGGATTTCAAGATCCCGGCCAACACTGAAGTCAGCACGAGAGCCGCGCGTTGA
- a CDS encoding undecaprenyl-phosphate glucose phosphotransferase, translated as MSIGSEVSKREQSGDASLAVTPMTFPCEAVPYLLSTMDALVILLASLFGGFVYHWALEAPIPDLYAYFALGLIASFVQIIKLSGRGYYDFESATKPDVEFIEILISWLTTGLVLAFFAFLFKIGQSFSRGSFLVFLAVAPVGLLANRKISKFFIKRAVARGAIGRRNSVLLGDRTELDSLAPRDLLAFFGAGEVTRFALSSDSDPSVRRVDDTRTLDLVANFVRKNNSSEVLLAIPWTDAVRVELIRDHIKMLPVSAKLLPDAQIRTLTNYASSGHQRVVALELQRAPLSTIERIVKRGLDFSAGLLALIFVLPIMAITALAIKLDGKGPVFFLQNRKGFNGRQFVMFKFRTMTVQENGDVVTQAMRNDPRVTKIGRLLRASSIDELPQLVNVLRGEMSLIGPRPHALAHDNYFERLLQDYAFRHHVKPGITGWAQVNGLRGATPSLDQIARRVEMDLWYINNWSLWLDIQILVKTVFEVMRKRNAF; from the coding sequence ATGTCGATTGGATCTGAAGTCAGTAAACGTGAGCAGAGCGGAGACGCGTCTTTGGCGGTCACCCCCATGACGTTTCCATGCGAGGCGGTCCCCTACCTGCTCTCGACAATGGATGCGTTGGTCATTTTGCTTGCCAGCCTATTTGGCGGCTTCGTTTATCACTGGGCGTTGGAAGCGCCGATCCCCGACCTCTACGCCTATTTCGCTTTGGGCCTGATCGCGAGTTTTGTTCAAATTATTAAATTGAGTGGGCGCGGCTACTATGATTTCGAGAGCGCTACAAAGCCCGATGTTGAATTCATTGAAATTCTGATTTCGTGGCTCACCACCGGACTGGTGCTCGCTTTTTTCGCGTTCCTATTCAAAATAGGACAGTCGTTTTCGCGCGGATCTTTCCTGGTATTTTTGGCAGTCGCCCCGGTGGGACTGCTGGCAAACCGCAAGATCTCAAAGTTTTTTATCAAAAGAGCCGTCGCGCGAGGCGCTATCGGTCGACGCAATTCGGTCCTGCTGGGTGATCGAACAGAATTGGATTCGCTCGCGCCGCGGGATCTACTGGCTTTTTTTGGCGCCGGCGAAGTCACCCGCTTTGCTCTAAGTTCGGACAGCGACCCATCGGTCCGAAGGGTCGATGACACCAGAACGCTGGATTTGGTTGCAAATTTCGTTCGCAAGAACAATAGTTCCGAAGTGCTTCTGGCGATTCCCTGGACCGACGCAGTTCGAGTTGAACTGATCCGCGACCATATCAAGATGCTGCCCGTTTCCGCAAAACTGTTGCCCGACGCGCAAATTCGAACGTTGACCAACTACGCCTCTTCTGGTCATCAACGAGTTGTCGCGCTTGAACTGCAACGCGCGCCACTCAGCACAATTGAACGCATAGTCAAGCGCGGGCTCGATTTCTCCGCGGGCCTGCTGGCGTTGATCTTCGTTCTACCAATTATGGCGATAACAGCGCTGGCCATCAAACTGGACGGCAAGGGACCGGTTTTCTTCCTGCAGAACCGCAAGGGGTTCAACGGCCGCCAGTTCGTGATGTTCAAGTTCCGAACGATGACGGTGCAGGAAAACGGCGATGTCGTTACGCAAGCGATGCGCAACGATCCACGCGTGACCAAAATCGGCAGGTTGCTTCGCGCTTCCAGCATCGACGAATTGCCGCAGCTCGTGAATGTCTTGCGAGGAGAGATGTCGCTGATTGGGCCGCGGCCGCATGCCCTAGCCCATGACAATTATTTTGAAAGATTGCTGCAGGATTATGCGTTCCGCCATCACGTCAAACCGGGAATTACGGGGTGGGCACAAGTCAATGGGCTACGAGGCGCCACGCCATCACTCGATCAGATAGCCCGACGCGTAGAAATGGATCTCTGGTACATCAATAACTGGAGTCTTTGGCTGGACATTCAGATCCTAGTCAAGACGGTGTTCGAAGTTATGCGCAAGCGCAATGCGTTTTAG